A stretch of the Theileria equi strain WA chromosome 1, complete sequence genome encodes the following:
- a CDS encoding g10 protein family member protein (encoded by transcript BEWA_019240A), with the protein MPRIKTLNTKPPPDGWDLLAETLESLDEKMKAAERESGDGKRRSEVLWPIFRIHHQRSRFIYEMFYQKRLISRELYDYCVKEGYADVNLIAKWRKQGFEYLCCLRCIQTSSQHFGTSCICRVPKRDLEPGKVIECVLCGCRGCASCDL; encoded by the exons ATGCCTCGTATAAAGACTTTAAATACGAAACCTCCACCGGATGGATGGGATCTTTTAGCCGAAACCCTAGAATCTCTAGATGAAAAGATGAAGGCCGCCGAACGCGAATCTGGAGATGGAAAACGTAGGTCAGAAGTCTTATGGCCTATTTTCAGAATACACCATCAGCGTTCTAGGTTTATTTACGAGATGTTTTATCAGAAAAGGCTGATTTCAA GGGAATTATACGATTATTGCGTAAAAGAGGGATATGCGGATGTAAATTTAATCGCAAAGTGGCGTAAGCAAGGATTTGAATACCTCTGTTGTCTTCGTTGCATTCAGACTTCTAGCCAGCACTTTGGTACAAGCTGTATATGTCGCGTTCCAAAACGGGATCTGGAGCCCGGTAAAGTCATAGAATGTGTTCTCTGTGGTTGTAGAGGGTGTGCTAGCTGCGATTTATAG
- a CDS encoding hypothetical protein (encoded by transcript BEWA_019250A): MSENSKEIGMHQKDARILTDQFYKTKMCPHMTKPEGCLRSMKDNCPYAHSELELRSPPDLVKTAMCKLFLKQSCSKTSSECAYAHQFEELRHTESFYKTFVCKFWTAGYCKAGDLCRYAHGEEELRKINVKEENTGNLNPPQKSAACNEIHYSTDSFETKVTPGYINNVTNNGHCATPPMATYPIYQNYTVVLNITVNTRIKDNTSFLDY, translated from the exons ATGAGCGAAAATTCAAAAGAGATAGGCATGCACCAAAAGGATGCTAGAATATTAACGGACCaattttataaaacaaaaatgtgCCCACACATGACTAAACCAGAAGGGTGTCTAAGGAGTATGAAAGATAATTGTCCATATGCACATTCTGAGTTAGAACTGAGATCACCTCCAGATCTAGTAAAGACCGCTATGTGTAAATTATTTCTAAAACAGTCTTGCAGCAAAACTTCCTCAGAATGTGCATATGCGCACCAATTTGAAGAGTTAAGACATACTGAAAGTTTTTACAAAACATttgtttgtaaattttggaCTGCTGGCTATTGTAAGGCGGGTGATTTGTGCCGTTATGCTCATGGCGAAGAAGAATTAAGGAAGATAAATGTAAAAGAAGAGAACACCGGAAATCTCAATCCCCCGCAGAAATCTGCGGCATGTAATGAAATACATTACAGTACAGATAGTTTTGAGACTAAAGTAACACCCGGATATATAAATAATGTAACCAATAATGGACATTGTGCAACACCCCCTATGGCTACATATCCaatatatcaaaattaT ACTGTTGTACTCAATATCACTGTTAATACTCGAATAAAAGATAATACATCATTTTTAGACTACTAA
- a CDS encoding mitochondrial processing peptidase alpha subunit, putative (encoded by transcript BEWA_019260A), with protein sequence MKVILSNLQCLLPRSQAFRCLSGVAEINRILQKEPPKFELVPFKKEDMNVIMSEVPDFKYYYIGNSDSKENPYMNVPLTTGIYVKGSEGKYKPVDQDIKFAKLENGLRIACIDRGGIDTMLGLYVNAGSRFETSSEAGVSSMIENMAFHSTAHLSHLRTIKTVETLGGNISCNAFREHMAYHAEGLRSDMPILLNILIGNVLFPRFLPWELKSNKERLDSRRKQIHDSPDSLVTEELHSVAWHNNTLGLHNYCPESSVANYSPDLMREFMLKHFSPDKTVIVGINVDMKELSKWTMRAFAEYNSIPNSVREIETPVYTGGIRYIEGLTPLVHIAVGYEVKSGWNSSDLVVLTVLQSLLGGGGSFSTGGPGKGMHSRLFLNVLNKYEWIENCMAFNTIHSDTGIFGLYMVADPRYSRNVFEIISKELRGIQKISEKEVERAKNTLKSFLHMSIEHKGIVIEDVARQLLFCNRVLTPSELESAIDAVTVDHVKDAARRLITKSQPSVVAYGNINHLPHHGDVLSILSN encoded by the exons ATGAAGGTGATTTTGTCTAATTTGCAGTGCTTACTGCCGCGTTCTCAAGCCTTTCGTTGCTTG AGTGGTGTCGCCGAAATAAATCGCATATTGCAGAAGGAACCTCCAAAGTTCGAGCTTGTACCCTTTAAAAAAGAAGATATGAACGTTATAATGTCTGAGGTGCCAGATTTCAAGTACTATTACATTGGAAATAGTGATAGTAAAGAAAATCCCTACATGAATGTGCCTTTAACTACCGGTATTTATGTTAAAGGCTCAGAAGGTAAGTACAAGCCTGTGGACCAAGATAtcaaatttgcaaaattggAGAACGGATTAAGAATAGCATGCATAGATCGCGGAGGCATCGATACTATGCTAGGCTTGTACGTGAATGCTGGAAGTCGCTTCGAAACTTCATCAGAAGCTGGAGTGAGTTCAATGATAGAAAATATGGCATTTCACTCAACTGCACATTTATCCCATCTAAGAACTATAAAGACTGTTGAGACACTTGGTGGAAATATAAGTTGCAATGCATTTCGTGAACACATGGCATACCATGCTGAAGGCTTAAGATCTGATATGCCAATACTTTTGAACATACTCATTGGCAACGTCTTATTCCCACGCTTCTTACCTTGGGAACTCAAGTCCAACAAAGAACGCCTAGATTCACGTAGGAAACAGATTCATGATAGTCCAGATTCGCTAGTAACTGAAGAGTTACACTCTGTCGCTTGGCATAATAATACTCTGGGCTTACATAACTATTGCCCTGAATCTTCGGTTGCAAATTATTCTCCAGATCTTATGCGTGAGTTTATGCTCAAGCACTTTTCCCCCGACAAAACTGTAATTGTTGGAATCAATGTTGATATGAAAGAGTTATCCAAGTGGACAATGAGGGCATTCGCTGAATATAACTCAATCCCTAACTCTGTGCGTGAGATCGAAACACCAGTTTATACTGGGGGTATACGTTACATCGAGGGCCTCACCCCCCTTGTTCATATTGCAGTTGGATATGAGGTCAAGTCTGGCTGGAATTCGTCCGATCTGGTTGTGCTTACTGTTTTGCAATCGTTGTTGGGTGGAGGTGGATCGTTCTCTACGGGTGGGCCTGGAAAGGGTATGCACAGCAGACTCTTCCTGAATGTGCTCAACAAATACGAATGGATTGAAAATTGTATGGCCTTTAATACTATTCACTCTGACACTGGAATATTTGGACTTTATATGGTGGCTGATCCAAGATACTCCCGTAATGTCTTTGAAATAATATCGAAAGAACTTAGGGGTATTCAAAAGATTTCGGAAAAAGAAGTAGAAAGGGCTAAAAATACGCTGAAATCATTTTTGCATATGTCAATCGAACACAAGGGAATAGTTATAGAGGATGTTGCAAGGCAGTTGCTCTTTTGTAATAGAGTATTAACTCCATCAGAACTTGAGAGTGCAATAGATGCTGTAACTGTGGATCATGTTAAAGATGCGGCCCGTAGATTAATTACGAAATCACAACCCTCAGTAGTTGCATATGGCAATATAAATCACCTTCCACACCATGGTGATGTTTTATCAATTCTAAGCAATTGA